Part of the Osmerus eperlanus chromosome 22, fOsmEpe2.1, whole genome shotgun sequence genome, ccTTTCAATCTCTTCTACTCctcatcacctcccctcccctcatcacctcccctcccctcatcacctcccctcccctcccctcccctcccctccatcacctcccctcatcacctcccctcccctcatcacctcccctcccctcaccacctcccctcccctccatcacctcccctccccctagtcacatcacctcccctcccctcatcacctcccctcccctccatcacctcccctccccctagtcacatcacctcccctcccctcatcacctcccctccccctagtcacatcacctcccctccccctagtcacatcacctcccctcccctcatcacctcccctcccctcacctcccctcatcacctcccctcccctccatcacctcccctccccctagtcacatcacctcccctcccctcatcacctcccctccccctagtcacatcacctcccctcccctcatcacctcccctcccctccatcacctcccctccccctagtcacatcacctcccctccccctagtCACATcacctcccctaccctcccAGTATATCAGGGTGTATAATGGTTATAACATATATAACAATTTTATACTGTTGCCCTCACTGGGAGGAATTATACAACTACACTTCACTtatcacacacaccaaatcttgtcacacacacaagcagtccTCCacacgctctgtctctctcaggatcCAGGGTTCCTGCCACACTGGTTATTCAgccacactcagcactggtggaGGGATGAAATAAAGATTAGAGGATGAATAAAATAGAAGGTGGAAGagtgatagagaaggagagagaggagggagtgatagagagggggagagaggagggagtgatagagagggggagagaggagggagtgatagagaaggatagagaggagggagtgatagagaggggggagagagcttTTAAAGGAGATGAATGTCAGAGGATCAGACCAtcttacacgcacgcacgcacacacacacacacacacacacacacacacacacacacacacacacacacacacagtccctagATGGCACACAAACCCAGACACCCATCATGGATTCCAGACATCTCTTTATTAACCCAACCAAACAGGTAAAACCACAacaaagttgtgtgtgtgtgtatttatctgtgtgagagacagtcCAGTTCAGTTCAGTCTAGACTAAAACCAAAGAACTAAACAGAAAAACATGAGATCCTTCCAGATGGTCTCCTAGAAGTTCTCCAGGGGTGATCGGGGTCTGCAGCAACAGCAGATTCTCCTGCCAGCTGGACAGAGAACCAGAGGGTCAGGGATCAGACGGTGGTCTGTCGGCTGAAGAGGTCAAGGGTCAccgcagacaggaaggcagggatGCTCTTCTGATGGTGCAGGTGCAGGTCCACCATGGGAGCCAGAGTCCTGGAGAAGCAGGTCTCCATCAGCTGCATGGCCCCCGCGCCCAcactgccccccgccccccctcctgactggaggagaacacacacagggtcaaacCTCCACACATCAAGCAGGACAATCAATTAAAAGTTGTTACTGTAACTTTTACCGGGGgtggaagttgtgtgtgtgtgtgtgtgtgagagacaagtgtgtgtgtgtgtgtgtgtgagagagagagacaggtgtgtgtgtgacagacataGCCACAGCAGGGAAAGGTGTTACATTTTGTTAATTAGAGTGAAGCCGTATGGTccaaggggggatggagggagagacagtaatTAAAGAGAAGGATGATCTAGATGTCAGAGGGACTCCAGAGAtcacagagacatggagagatggagggagctaCGAGGCTGAGAGTTACAGATCTTACAAGCTACCAtccacccctctcttctctcaacccttctcctccatccactcctctcctctcctcccatctcctctatcccctcccctcctcctcccctctcctcccctcctcctcccctctcctcccctcctcctcccctctcctctctcctcctcctcctctcctctccagggaggAAACAGTTGTCGTTGTATGTAGAAAGGTCTGTTTTTATTTACAGCTGGAGAGGCGTGTGACCAGACGAGCTGTGAATATTCAAACTTTGATAAGGTCACAATTAGAATAAACACTATTTAAACAAACTTAACATGACCTTTAACTGTTTGatctgaagaggagaggagaggaggagcgtgtCAATAACTTTTCACTCTTCATCTAATCAACAAAAATGAATGTTAGCAGGGGCGGGTCTATGACCTGCTCTCAGCCAACCAGAAAGCAGCATgctgcagaatgtgtgtgtgtttttaaggtGTGTGTATTTAGAGCACCCCCCAGAGAGCATCAGTGATCAGGTATTAATGACATTCTGCTCATCAGTCAAATCAACACTTGACTTGTGTGTAAGCCTACTGAGTGCAGATGTGTGACTGACAGAATGAAGCTAGATGATAAGAAATGATGAAGCAATGTCCCCTTCAGTAGTTCTGTCTAGTTTACATCCTGGGGAATTtgatcacctctctctctctctgtgtctctctcagttcagttcagtatgCTTTATTGTCATGACAGTTGGGGTTGAGCagtattgccaaagcagtccataTTGAATGGACATTTTAACATATATCATAACAATTAACAAGGAGTCTAACAATAATATGGCAAAATAACAGTAACATAGTAAGCTGGGGACTGTAGACAAGTAACAGATAAATGCATGTTACAGTAAGATATAGAAAGGTTTAACAGTTATACAAGGTTGATTCACTGTCCCTCAGGTTGTGACATTGAGATACATATCTAGCAGCAAGGCTTGCAGTCGGCCCTTCGCCCAGAGATATCCTTAATTTCTCATTTATGTCAAGTTCTGTGTAGTTTTCAATTAACTGGTTACATTTTTCCAGATATTGATCTCTTATACTTTTATATGTGTAACATTTAAATAGgaaatgtttttctgtttctagTGTGGTCACTCATTCTGTATTTAGTGAGTAGTTGTCTTTGCTTTATGTCCTCGACAATATATAGATATTCAGCCATTTCATATTTTCTGTTTAGGCCCTGATAGCAATCTAATTTGTTTTGTCTCTTAGTTTCTTTTTCCCAGTGTTCTAGGTAGGAGTTTTAGTTTTCTGTTGTGATTAGTTTTATTCTGTTTGGTGTTAGTAAAGGGGAAGGAGGTGTGCCGGGTGGTAACTGGTTTGTTAGTCTCATAACCAGCTGGCACAGGGGGGTCCTCTCAGGGTTACCTTAGGGCTTTAGAGTGGAGGGTTTCGGTGTACAATTTTAATGATCTTTTCTGGATTTCTAATGTTAGTGGGAATCGTCCTAATTCTAAATTTGTGGGGGTTTTTCTTTGTACATTTAATATATTTCGACAGAAATCAGCATGTAGAGTCTCTATTGGGTGCTTTTCCCAATTGCTGAAGTCTAGATGGCTGAGTGGGCCCCATATCTCACTTCCGTAGAGAGcaatagtctctctctctctctgtctctctctctctcacacacacgtaacctTTGCTATtgttcattacatttacatttagtcatttagcagacgctcttatccagagcgacttacagtaagtacagggacattcccccgaggcaagtagggtgaagtgccttgcccaaggacacaacgtcagttggcatgaccgggaatcgaactggcaaccttcggattactagcccgattccctcaccgctcagccacctgactccctctcatCTACATGATGGATACGTCTCTCCACTGTTTCCCTGCTGTCctccagtgtctgtgtgtgacagtgtgtgtgtatgaggtgtgtgtgccaggACTACAGACCCTGTGTGACCTGTAAGACaacagggagagatgagagtctTGACTGATCCCTTgtgacacctcctctctcctgtgtgtgtctgtgtgtgtctatcctgTGGGTGATGTTTGCGACATATGTCAGCTGTCTCTGTGGAAACCTGATACACCGGAGACAACCATTGGCCACTAGTCCATCTCAGCTCATACATATTCATGAGAATACACCACTGAACACAGTCCCTGGATGGCTTGTGAAGGTATCAGGTGCAGTTTGTTACAGTTTCTGGTCAGTtagtctccctccctactgactctctctctccccccccccccccttctctctctctcccccccctctgttctcctcctccacctccctccctcctctcccttctctcactctctcccccccttcagttctcctccaccctccctccctcccctcctcccagagtTAAATGCCAGAATCAGCATTTAAATTGAAAATCTCATCTGCATATTTCAGATTATTCTATTAACATGTTTATCATTCAGACAGAGCTCactttgttgttgtgtgtaaatgcctgtgtgtgtgtgtgtgtgtgtgtccgtatgtATATGGTGAGAGAAAGTTGTTGGTacaaaaaaaagacagaggGCAGGAGTCGgtaacacgcacgcacgcgcacacacacacacacacacacacacacacacacacacacacacacacacacacacacacacacacacacacacacacacacacacacacacacacacacacacacacacacacacacacacacacacacacacacacacacacacacacacacacacacacacacacacacacacacacacacacacacacacacacacacacacacacacacacacacacacacacacacacacacacacacacacacacacacacacacacacacacacacacacacacacacacacacacacacacacacacacacacacacacacacacacacacacacacacacacacacacacacacacacacacacacacacacacacacacacacacacacacacacacacacacacacacacacacacacacacacacacacacacacacacacacacacacacacactaatcaggATGATAGCTGTAATTTTCACTTCATTCGACTTCCCAAACagtttcagctgtgtgtgttaattTAGTTTTGATTGTCACACTCCAACTGGCAAACCTTGATTAAAACCTTGCAAAGTTTTAATTAATACAAATGATTACCTGCAAACCACCATCTCTATCTGatgacgaacacacacacacacctgatctgatgactggaacacacacacacacctgatctggtgactggaacacacacacacacacctgatctggtgactggatcacacacacacctgatctggtgactggatcacacacacacctgatctggtgactggatcacacacacacctgatctgtTGAATGGCACACACACGATACACACAGGATGATCACATGTCAGcctcagggtggagagaggaaggaaggagagagagatagagggagagagagagggagagagagacggagagagaaaaagagagagagacagagagaaagatagagagagacagagagtaaagCAGTAATGATCATAATTAGGACTATTGATTCTGGTTTACTGCTAACCCCCTGTAGAGAACACTCAGcaggagcgcacacacacacacacacacagtgggtggTGAGCAAAAGCATGTTGCATACTGACAGAATACCATCACAATAATAGAATCACCAGATGACAATAACAtgatatctctctcacacagacagttcCAACCTGTATGTGTGATGCATGTCTAGTATGCTTAATGGGGCAATTCAAATATGTCTCTAAACATGCCAACTAAGCACATGAAATTGAACACTGAAtttgagagagggaaaaggagagtgagacagagagaggagaggtgaagaatgGTTTAACAGCTTAGAGCAGGAAGGCTGATTTGAAGAGGATTATCTGGCAACCCTACTGGAGAGGTGACACATTAGAATCctatcatcacttcctgtctgcagcgccccctgctccactgccaccccctcaattagcccaccttactgctccactgccaccccctcaattagcccaccttactgctccactgccaccccctcctcaattagcccaccttactgctccactgccaccccctcaattagcccaccttactgctccactgccaccccctcaattagcccaccttactgctccactgccaccccctcaattagcccaccttactgctccactgccaccccctcaattagcccaccttactgctccactgccaccccctcaattagcccaccttactgctccactgccaccccctcaattagcccaccttactgctccactgccaccccctcaattagcccaccttactgctccactgccaccccctcaattagcccaccttactgctccactgccaccccctcaattagcccaccttactgctccactgccaccccctcaattagcccaccttactgctccactgccaccccctcaattagcccaccttactgctccactgccaccccctcaattagcccaccttactgctccactgccaccccctcaattagcccaccttactgctccactgccaccccctcaattagcccaccttactgctccactgccaccccctcaattagcccaccttactgctccactgccaccccctcaattagcccaccttactgctccactgccaccccctcaattagcccaccttactgctccactgccaccccctcaattagcccaccttactgctccactgccaccccctcaattagcccaccttactgctccactgccaccccctcaattagcccaccttactgctccactgccaccccctcaattagcccaccttactgctccactgccaccccctcaattagcccaccttactgctccactgccaccccctcaattagcccaccttactgctccactgccaccccctcaattagcccaccttactgctccactgccaccccctcaattagcccaccttactgctccactgccaccccctcaattagcccaccttactgctccactgccaccccctcaattagcccaccttactgctccactgccaccccctcaattagcccaccttactgctccactgccaccccctcaattagcccaccttactgctccactgccaccccctcaattagcccaccttactgctccactgccaccccctcaattagcccaccttactgctccactgccaccccctcaattagcccaccttactgctccactgccaccccctcaattagcccaccttactgctccactgccaccccctcaattagcccaccttactgctccactgccaccccctcaattagcccaccttactgctccactgccaccccctcaattagcccaccttactgctccactgccaccccctcaattagcccaccttactgctccactgccaccccctcaattagcccaccttactgctccactgccaccccctcaattagcccaccttactgctccactgccaccccctcaattagcccaccttactgctccactgccaccccctcaattagcccaccttactgctccactgccaccccctcaattagcccaccttactgctccactgccaccccctcaattagcccaccttactgctccactgccaccccctcaattagcccaccttactgctccactgccaccccctcaattagcccaccttactgctccactgccaccccctcaattagcccaccttactgctccactgccaccccctcaattagcccaccttactgctccactgccaccccctcaattagcccaccttactgctccactgccaccccctcaattagcccaccttactgctccactgccaccccctcaattagcccaccttactgctccactgccaccccctcaattagcccaccttactgctccactgccaccccctcaattagcccaccttactgctccactgccaccccctcaattagcccaccttactgctccactgccaccccctcaattagcccaccttactgctccactgccaccccctcaattagcccaccttactgctccactgccaccccctcaattagcccaccttactgctccactgccaccccctcaattagcccaccttactgctccactgccaccccctcaattagcccaccttactgctccactgccaccccctcaattagcccaccttactgctccactgccaccccctcaattagcccaccttactgctccactgccaccccctcaattagcccaccttactgctccactgccaccccctcaattagcccaccttactgctccactgccaccccctcaattagcccaccttactgctccactgccaccccctcaattagcccaccttactgctccactgccaccccctcaattagcccaccttactgctccactgccaccccctcaattagcccaccttactgctccactgccaccccctcaattagcccaccttactgctccactgccaccccctcaattagcccaccttactgctccactgccaccccctcaattagcccaccttactgctccactgccaccccctcaattagcccaccttactgctccactgccaccccctcaattagcccaccttactgctccactgccaccccctcaattagcccaccttactgctccactgccaccccctcaattagcccaccttactgctccactgccaccccctcaattagcccaccttactgctccactgccaccccctcaattagcccaccttactgctccactgccaccccctcaattagcccaccttactgctccactgccaccccctcaattagcccaccttactgctccactgccaccccctcaattagcccaccttactgctccactgccaccccctcaattagcccaccttactgctccactgccaccccctcaattagcccaccttactgctccactgccaccccctcaattagcccaccttactgctccactgccaccccctcaattagcccaccttactgctccactgccaccccctcaattagcccaccttactgctccactgccaccccctcaattagcccaccttactgctccactgccaccccctcaattagcccaccttactgctccactgccaccccctcaattagcccaccttactgctccactgccaccccctcaattagcccaccttactgctccactgccaccccctcaattagcccaccttactgctccactgccaccccctcaattagcccaccttactgctccactgccaccccctcaattagcccaccttactgctccactgccaccccctcaattagcccaccttactgctccactgccaccccctcaattagcccaccttactgctccactgccaccccctcaattagcccaccttactgctcacgatggggggggggggttgggtgtgtgttgagTACAGCAGTGTGGTTAATAAATATTGACAGTGAAGTTTCTTTCTACAGGGTCACAGGTGCACATAGAGACTGACtgcggagaacacacacacacacacacacagtgtcagtgtatcatagatgtgtgtgtgtgtgtgtgtgtgtgtaccttgaagAGCAGGATATCGTCCATGTGTTCAGCGTAGACGGAGGACAGGCGGTACTGGTTGTGGGTGGTCAGGTCTATCTGGTACCCCGTCAAGACGTAGCACACCGTCCGGAACTCCTGTATCTTCTTCTGGAACACCTCCTTCAAACGCTGGTTCTTCAGCTCACTCATCTCCATCTGACGGCGcagctctggaacacacacagcctcttagAACACTCCAAAACCCCACAGAACCTCCTACAGCCTTTTAGAACATAATGGAACCCCTCTGTATGAGTACaggaaagggaagagaggagagggagaataagGAATGAAGTATGGGTTTAATTAGTCTAAAATCAATGTCAGGAAATGACTTAAtccgggggtggagagggaagagagagtgagtgtgtgtctaaccCAGTACTTCCTGTGAAGGGGGCAGGCTGATGCTGACGTTGGCAGCGCTGGCATCGGGGGCGGGGCTAGCCAGTGAGCGCAGGTGCTCCCTCAgacgtgtcacttcctgccGGAGAGATTCCACTTCCTCTTGGCGCAGTTGCTTGGCAACACTGGTGGGGTTGAGCCTGAGATGGACAACTTTTGTCTTGACTGGATCATAGtctccctggaggagggagagagagagagggggggggggagagaaagagagggagagagagagagggggggaagagaaagagagggagagagagagggagggggggaagagaaagagagggagagagagagggagggggggaagagaaagagagggatagaggggggggggagagaaagagacggagggggggggaagagaaagagagggatagagggagggaggggacagacagATATACAGTGTTACTATGTTAGTACTCATTATAGCATCCTTCTCTACTGTAAAGCACATCTGAGGAATAAAGTAGCATATTCTGTTtctgccttctctctcccaccttcccTCTCAATGAGGGCGTCAATCTTTGCTCAAttcgacagacacacacacacacacacacacacacacacacacacacacacacacacacacacccttgattGCTGGCTAAATTAGATTCTATTTTAGCCTGTAGCGAACTTCAGCCAGagacaggaggtgtgtgtgagtgtgtgtataagactgtaagagtgtgtgtgtgagattgtgtcTCCCCGCAAAGGCGAATATTTGAACACAGTATATAAAATTAGATTAGAATAATTCACTTGTTCATCCAAGGAACTATATTTGTTAATATTCcagaacacacgtacacacacatcttagtttagtatacagggtgtgtgtatttatatacACATATGCCCTGTAAACACACTGAATGCTCCACTTGAAAGGTGTCATTTTTAGAGCCATAAaacttctcttcctgtctggagAAGAAGTGTGTTTCTAACAGAGCTCTCTACtgggcatgacacacacacacacacactttctctcagtGGCAATTCAAGTTGCCTCCAGCTAGGCATCTCTTATTCATGGAGCAGCAATAACAACAGGggaggttcacacacacacacacatggcagaTGAGTCACATggggagaaggtgtgtgtgtgtgtgtcggggggtccTCCACTAGTGATGGAGGGTAGAAGTCCAAACAGAAAATTATCTTTTATTCAACCGATGCCACTCCAGTGATCTGGTATCAGGACCCTCACTGTGAATGATGCTCTTAGAACTTTAACTTCACACTAAtgtggggtatgtgtgtgtgtgtgtgtaaaacacaGAAAAGTGAAGCAGTTTGTTCTTCTGTGATTATCACATTGACAAGCAGAACCTTATCCTcgaatgaagggagagagagtcagaatccttacacccacaccaacacacacacacgaaatacacagacacactcgaaACACACACTTGATTAAAGTGTCATAATCCTGGGAGGTATAGAGCTGAGGTgggaaacactcactcacactgtaATCCAGCTGCTTTCATCTCAAAGTTTTGTAACTACCTCCCTCTAATGGATCCCTTCCACTTTTTAAATTGGTggagtgcgagtgtgtgtgtacggtgtgtgtgtgtgtgtgtgtgtgtgtgttggtcttcaCACAGAGAGGTAGTCTGCCCGTCATGTGGAATGTGACACAGATGACTTCCAGCAATGCAGGtgacctctcctccatctctgcatccctccactCTGGAGCTTCTTTAGAACTCTGGAGCTTCTTTAGAACTCTGGAACTTCTTTAGAACTCTGGAACTTCTTTAGAACTCTGGAGCTTCTTTAGAACTCTGGACTAGAGTAGAAGAAAACTAGGGCAGGGCTGgccacctccaacacacactcacactctcctaCCTGCAGCAGCTGTCTGTCCAGCCTCATCTCCAGGGTGGAGTTCTGCTCCTCCAGACGCTGTCTCTCCgcttccagctcctccaccttcagcctggacaacacacacacggagaaggGGATGTAGgtgggtaaatgtgtgtgtgtgagtgtttaggTTAGtaactgtgtgagagagagtttgtgtctcTTACCTGAGAGCATTGACTTCCTCCGTGGTCACTAACGGGTTGCCCTCGGCAACAGATGCCTGTTTTTTTATCATCTCCAACTCCAGCTccacctcacatacacacacacacacacacacacacggtcaaccTGAAGGTTttatttctcccctcctctccatccttcagTAGAGGTAATTACTTATCTGCCAGACAGGATGATTTCACACGTGTCACTTCTCATCGCCACAGCAATGCTGACGTTTCCATAGATAcaggactcacacacagacaggactcacacacagacagacaccactcaagtgtgtgtggtgcgtgtgtgtgtgtatatggtgtgcgtgtgtgtgtgtgtactcacagacTGCAGCTGTCGTTTCAGagttcctgtctcctcctgagCTGCATTCAGCTGGACCTGCAGACCAGAACAGGGTGActgggtgagtgagtgcgtagtgtgtagtgtgtgtgcgtgcatgcgtgtgtgtgtacctccagcTGGGCCAGCAGGCCCTGGCTGTGGGCCTGGCCCTGCTCCGCCTCCCTCAGCCTGCGGCCCAGCAGGGGGGTGTAGTCTGAGCCCAGCTCGCTGTCGTATGACTCCAGGATCCCCCGCAGGCCGTCACGCTCCTGCGGGCGAGGCAGGTGCCATCCACACTACTTGATTTGTTTGGAGCTTCAGCAAATTGTTACAGTCAGAAAATCTCTCTAATAACTCTAATAACAAAATGTGCACAAAAAAAgtggtgtgtatatacagtgtgtgtgtgtgcgtgtgtgtgtacagtgcgtgtgtgtgtgtgtgtacagtgcgtgtgtgtacagtaccttGGTGAGCAGCAGCAGTCTTTTCTGCAGGCGTCTGCCCAGAGcttcttgtgtttgtgtcttgttCTGCTCCTCCTGCAGCCTGCAGATCTGCAGCACTagctccccctgcaggctgGCCCTGGAACGCTCCACCTCACGCAAGCTGG contains:
- the mad1l1 gene encoding mitotic spindle assembly checkpoint protein MAD1 isoform X2: MELEDDTTVLATLKSYHSFISMPETQQCVAKPNLGLHTQYLRSMEGVQENRSLQGVQEEQENRSLKRARLELEEAACVSARQLEREVERNRELLGRIRRLEERVDEAARSQSEQEGVRRSLRSNLEAVNRKLAERDAQLSSAQQTVSSQKDEIRDLKQQLQSQENIVSTHTLEQKAVQQQLDLQRRKYQEMSQRCQELQEAQSSCSDHEMKIKELQCRLELQDQDSLIVQNMRSEVARVPDLDKELRALRQENTYLREWRESSGLLQEEVEGLRRKVERMEKMKEEVVTLELEREKLLQSVQAWEKLGQATGLDIRKPDDLSREVILIQQREITLKQQNYTLTSSLREVERSRASLQGELVLQICRLQEEQNKTQTQEALGRRLQKRLLLLTKERDGLRGILESYDSELGSDYTPLLGRRLREAEQGQAHSQGLLAQLEVQLNAAQEETGTLKRQLQSVELELEMIKKQASVAEGNPLVTTEEVNALRLKVEELEAERQRLEEQNSTLEMRLDRQLLQGDYDPVKTKVVHLRLNPTSVAKQLRQEEVESLRQEVTRLREHLRSLASPAPDASAANVSISLPPSQEVLELRRQMEMSELKNQRLKEVFQKKIQEFRTVCYVLTGYQIDLTTHNQYRLSSVYAEHMDDILLFKSGGGAGGSVGAGAMQLMETCFSRTLAPMVDLHLHHQKSIPAFLSAVTLDLFSRQTTV